From Pseudoleptotrichia goodfellowii, a single genomic window includes:
- a CDS encoding DUF4865 family protein has translation MNAMQYKIKLPENFDMDVIRKRVNDNGFKTDGFEELLFKAYLIKDTESEKEYSPLYIWKDSKGMNKFIFDGFYDNILNSFGWQHINIGIPLEISLNDNFSKAKYLLELENHIEPTKNLSRPKFSGFKNENSGKVLIYNPDKWKYTEFYFCEEKPDVNNGNVYDILHISV, from the coding sequence ATGAATGCAATGCAGTATAAAATAAAATTACCTGAAAACTTTGATATGGATGTGATTAGAAAAAGAGTAAATGACAACGGTTTTAAAACTGACGGATTTGAAGAGTTATTGTTTAAAGCGTATTTGATTAAAGATACTGAAAGTGAAAAAGAATATTCGCCGCTTTATATTTGGAAAGATAGTAAAGGAATGAATAAATTTATTTTTGACGGATTTTATGATAATATTTTAAATTCTTTTGGTTGGCAACATATAAATATCGGTATTCCTTTGGAAATTTCTTTAAATGATAATTTTTCCAAAGCAAAGTATTTACTGGAACTTGAAAATCATATTGAACCGACAAAAAATTTATCACGTCCGAAATTTTCCGGTTTTAAAAATGAAAATTCAGGAAAAGTTCTGATTTATAATCCTGATAAATGGAAATATACAGAGTTTTATTTTTGTGAGGAGAAGCCGGATGTTAATAATGGTAATGTTTATGATATACTTCATATTTCCGTTTAA
- a CDS encoding DHH family phosphoesterase, whose translation MLENNNRGNVTLEEIKNEILKAENIILTTHINPDGDALGSVSAFLLMINEYNKKFAKKSLDMKKVRIIVDDELPKYMEKFEEGPLIERYSSSLENERADLFISLDCANAERYGNVIEIKKNCKKSINIDHHISNTEHAQMNYVGDVSSTCELIYQFLELFNIELTKEIADFLYLGIINDTGNFRHDNVTQNTFAVCSELMKAGADNHKVANIIFGLSRKKVNLFGDVYKNNKMNDKYKFIYYYLTKDKIKEMEVSKGDSDGISELLLKIEDTEISLFARDDENGFLKGSLRCNDKYNVNEIASIFNGGGHIKAAGFKTDLSFPEVIEKIVEKLEEYEK comes from the coding sequence ATGTTGGAAAATAATAACAGAGGGAACGTTACTCTCGAAGAAATAAAAAATGAAATATTGAAAGCCGAAAATATAATTTTGACAACGCATATTAATCCGGACGGGGATGCTTTAGGCTCTGTTTCGGCTTTTTTGCTGATGATAAATGAATATAATAAAAAATTTGCAAAAAAATCATTGGATATGAAAAAAGTCAGAATAATAGTGGATGACGAACTTCCGAAATATATGGAAAAATTTGAGGAAGGTCCTTTGATAGAAAGATATTCATCTTCTTTGGAAAATGAAAGAGCCGACTTGTTTATAAGTCTGGACTGTGCAAATGCCGAAAGATACGGAAATGTTATTGAAATAAAGAAAAATTGCAAGAAGTCAATAAATATCGATCATCATATAAGTAATACGGAACACGCTCAAATGAATTATGTGGGAGATGTTTCGTCTACATGCGAGTTGATTTATCAGTTTTTGGAATTATTTAATATTGAACTCACTAAAGAAATTGCGGATTTTTTATATTTGGGAATTATAAACGATACAGGAAATTTTAGACATGACAATGTTACCCAAAATACTTTTGCCGTGTGTTCCGAGCTGATGAAAGCAGGAGCTGATAATCATAAAGTTGCAAATATTATTTTCGGCTTGAGCAGAAAAAAGGTAAATCTTTTCGGAGATGTGTATAAAAACAACAAAATGAACGATAAATATAAATTTATTTATTATTATTTGACTAAGGATAAAATAAAAGAAATGGAAGTGTCCAAAGGCGATTCTGACGGGATATCAGAATTGCTTTTAAAAATAGAAGACACGGAAATTTCGTTGTTTGCCAGAGATGATGAAAACGGTTTTCTAAAGGGAAGCTTGAGATGTAATGACAAGTATAATGTAAATGAAATAGCTTCAATATTTAACGGAGGCGGGCATATAAAAGCTGCAGGATTTAAAACCGATTTGTCATTTCCCGAAGTTATAGAAAAAATTGTTGAAAAACTTGAAGAATATGAAAAATAG
- a CDS encoding DUF6176 family protein, translating to MKVELVRVKVLEGKSETVDEWMKFLNDNMKEVLLTLDGEKMYVETILREVLNGEEYLYWYSIQGEGGIEVEDSESWIDKKHLKYWKECIDKTFRPVYLDVQVVMIPERIQEMMK from the coding sequence ATGAAAGTAGAATTGGTAAGAGTTAAAGTGTTGGAAGGTAAAAGCGAAACTGTAGACGAGTGGATGAAGTTTTTAAATGATAATATGAAAGAAGTGCTTTTGACTCTTGACGGAGAAAAAATGTACGTGGAAACTATATTAAGAGAAGTGCTTAACGGAGAAGAATATTTATACTGGTATTCGATTCAAGGCGAAGGTGGAATAGAAGTTGAGGATTCTGAAAGCTGGATTGATAAAAAACATTTGAAATATTGGAAAGAGTGTATTGATAAGACGTTCAGACCGGTATATCTGGATGTACAGGTAGTTATGATACCTGAAAGAATACAGGAAATGATGAAATAA
- a CDS encoding SPOR domain-containing protein: MRFRLNFFKILRLIVIVAFAVYAFQMAGKFMKEKNKKTDEVAKTFDIRKNDFHNSENKGKKTEEEQKAAENTQTNNIQAINTDTAQNNQVQNTENKVEEQKTDAEKEAAAKSEADKKAAEQKNKELEAQKIQKELSEQKKKEVEAAKKAQEKAEAEKKAKEAAAQKTAGRRYLQVATLQTEAAAKKVAAQLGGNFTVQAIKGSSGRTMYRVVSASTDNPQTLSAMESQVKSKLGGSYKYIVRTAGK, translated from the coding sequence ATGCGTTTTCGTTTAAATTTTTTTAAGATATTAAGATTAATAGTAATAGTAGCCTTTGCAGTATACGCTTTTCAAATGGCAGGAAAGTTTATGAAAGAAAAGAATAAAAAAACGGATGAAGTTGCAAAGACTTTTGATATTAGAAAAAATGATTTTCATAATTCGGAAAATAAAGGTAAAAAAACCGAAGAAGAGCAAAAAGCTGCCGAGAATACTCAGACAAATAATATTCAGGCGATAAATACGGATACTGCTCAGAATAATCAGGTTCAAAATACTGAAAATAAAGTTGAAGAACAGAAAACAGATGCTGAAAAAGAGGCAGCTGCAAAGTCTGAAGCTGATAAAAAAGCTGCAGAACAGAAAAATAAAGAGTTGGAAGCTCAAAAAATACAGAAAGAACTGTCGGAGCAAAAGAAAAAAGAAGTAGAAGCGGCAAAAAAAGCACAGGAAAAAGCAGAGGCCGAAAAAAAAGCAAAAGAAGCAGCAGCACAAAAAACAGCAGGAAGAAGATATCTTCAGGTTGCTACTTTGCAGACAGAAGCGGCAGCTAAAAAAGTTGCGGCTCAATTAGGCGGTAATTTTACGGTGCAGGCCATAAAAGGCAGCTCGGGAAGAACGATGTACAGAGTGGTTTCGGCAAGTACCGACAATCCTCAAACGTTAAGTGCTATGGAATCCCAAGTGAAGAGCAAATTAGGCGGCTCATATAAATATATAGTAAGAACGGCAGGAAAATAG
- a CDS encoding magnesium transporter CorA family protein has protein sequence MINRNIIQLENGSMEWVNTVNITAENKKVLNEKDKLSTEFLEYATDADESPRSEYDDLNRIKLLCFDVPYYDRIMESLATVPLVFIIRENTLYTFIEKNEDYEYLNSLLENTVTEKVYDSMYHLLFSVVYKFCLIYHDKLKVINKERADIKKSFRKSVKNTDIYKLLNIEQGLTYLSTSLKANRLALNTLKRHWNVNIKKLSEVEEEKLEDVMIEIDQAMEMTEIITTIAEKEKTTYSTVIDNNLNTTMKFLTVFTILLEIPSMIFGFFGINTNVPFQNMKDGWIYVVLITGIICTMFTLGLWKKRFLK, from the coding sequence ATGATAAACAGAAACATTATACAGTTGGAAAACGGAAGTATGGAATGGGTAAATACGGTAAATATAACTGCTGAAAATAAGAAAGTATTAAATGAAAAAGATAAACTTTCAACGGAGTTTTTGGAGTATGCAACAGATGCCGATGAAAGTCCCCGTTCGGAATATGATGACTTGAACAGAATAAAGTTATTATGCTTTGACGTACCTTATTATGACAGGATTATGGAAAGTTTGGCTACGGTGCCTTTAGTGTTTATTATCAGAGAAAATACTCTATATACATTTATCGAAAAAAACGAGGATTATGAATATTTAAACAGTTTGCTTGAAAATACAGTAACTGAAAAAGTATATGACAGTATGTATCATCTTTTATTTTCGGTAGTGTATAAGTTCTGTCTGATTTATCATGATAAGTTGAAAGTTATAAATAAAGAAAGAGCGGATATAAAAAAATCTTTCAGAAAATCTGTAAAAAATACGGATATTTACAAACTCCTAAATATTGAACAGGGACTGACTTACTTGTCTACTTCTTTAAAAGCTAACAGACTTGCATTGAATACATTAAAAAGACATTGGAATGTCAACATTAAAAAATTGTCCGAAGTGGAAGAGGAAAAATTGGAAGATGTAATGATTGAAATAGATCAGGCAATGGAAATGACCGAAATAATCACTACAATTGCCGAAAAAGAAAAGACTACTTATTCTACGGTTATTGATAATAATCTGAATACAACTATGAAATTTTTAACTGTTTTCACTATTCTGCTCGAAATACCGAGTATGATTTTCGGATTTTTCGGAATAAATACAAACGTTCCTTTCCAAAATATGAAAGACGGTTGGATATACGTTGTATTAATTACGGGAATAATTTGTACAATGTTTACTTTAGGTCTTTGGAAAAAAAGGTTTTTGAAATAA
- a CDS encoding DUF3267 domain-containing protein — MKYIKRLPKENKEYSQKLLDSGWKKLKEPKLWVAMLIGLPIGILSALLNIKYFFMFFPNFKEIINYSDRGFAIEIRLDILKSVLYFVITIMFFILHEFIHILFMPDFIKSKKTFWGMKALYFFAYTEESFSKRRAIIIFAAPLVILSFVLPFILNMAGLMSGFIVFLCVFNAAGSYMDIFYIILILFKVPNGATITNNGTETFYKEDNFKK; from the coding sequence ATGAAATATATAAAAAGATTACCGAAAGAGAACAAAGAATATTCTCAAAAATTATTGGATAGCGGCTGGAAAAAATTAAAAGAACCGAAATTGTGGGTTGCGATGTTGATTGGACTGCCAATCGGTATATTGTCGGCACTTTTAAATATAAAATATTTTTTTATGTTTTTTCCGAATTTTAAAGAAATTATAAATTACAGTGATAGAGGTTTTGCGATAGAAATTAGGTTGGATATTTTAAAATCGGTATTATATTTTGTAATTACAATTATGTTTTTCATTTTGCACGAATTTATTCATATTTTATTTATGCCTGATTTTATTAAATCGAAAAAAACTTTTTGGGGAATGAAAGCATTATATTTCTTTGCATATACAGAAGAAAGTTTTTCAAAACGCAGGGCAATAATAATTTTTGCGGCACCATTGGTAATTCTTTCGTTTGTTTTACCCTTTATTTTGAATATGGCAGGATTGATGAGCGGATTTATTGTATTTTTGTGTGTATTTAATGCTGCCGGTTCTTACATGGATATTTTTTATATAATTTTGATTTTATTTAAGGTTCCAAATGGAGCAACGATTACAAATAACGGAACAGAGACTTTTTACAAAGAAGATAATTTTAAAAAATAA
- a CDS encoding malolactic enzyme, whose translation MKKSYEILNDPFLNKGTAFSKEERAKFGLNGLLPPYIQTIDEQAKQIYVQFEKKSSLLEKRHFLMEIFNTNRTLFYYLFSEHVVEFMPIVYDPVIAESIEQYSELFVNPQNAAFLSINEPENVEETLKNAADGRNIRLIVVTDAEGILGIGDWGTNGVDISIGKLMVYTAAAGINPESVLPVVLDVGTNRETLLKDPFYLGNRHERIRGDRYYDFIDKFVQIAEKLFPDLYLHWEDFGRSNAANILNKYKDKIATFNDDIQGTGIITLAAILGALNITGEKLTDQKYMCFGAGTAGAGIAKRVYEEMIENGLSEEEAYKRFYLVDRQGLLFDDMEDLTPEQRPFARKRTEFPNSKELTNLTAAVKAVKPTILVGTSTVPGTFTKEIVEEMASYIERPMIFPLSNPTKLAEATAQDLLKWTDGKALIATGIPYDPIKYNGATYEIGQANNALIYPGLGLGVLASGAKILTDKMISAAAHSLGGIVDVSKPGAAVLPPVAKLTEFSETVALAVGKCALEEKQNRKPVDDIKQAIDNLKWKPEYADLSF comes from the coding sequence ATGAAAAAGTCTTATGAAATTTTAAATGATCCTTTTTTGAACAAAGGAACTGCTTTTTCCAAAGAGGAAAGAGCAAAATTCGGATTAAACGGATTACTGCCTCCGTATATACAGACTATTGATGAACAGGCGAAACAGATATATGTACAATTTGAGAAAAAGAGTTCGTTACTTGAAAAACGCCATTTTTTAATGGAAATTTTTAATACGAACAGAACTTTATTTTACTATCTTTTCAGTGAACATGTAGTAGAATTTATGCCGATTGTATATGATCCGGTAATTGCTGAAAGCATCGAACAGTATAGTGAATTATTTGTAAATCCTCAAAATGCGGCATTTCTTTCTATAAATGAACCTGAAAATGTTGAAGAAACTTTAAAAAATGCTGCAGACGGAAGAAATATAAGATTAATAGTTGTTACGGATGCTGAAGGTATACTGGGAATAGGAGACTGGGGAACAAACGGTGTAGATATTTCTATAGGAAAACTTATGGTTTATACTGCAGCGGCAGGAATAAATCCTGAAAGTGTTCTTCCTGTAGTGCTTGATGTAGGGACAAATCGTGAAACTTTATTAAAAGATCCTTTTTATCTTGGAAATCGTCATGAAAGAATTAGAGGAGACAGGTATTATGATTTTATAGATAAATTTGTTCAGATTGCCGAAAAACTGTTTCCCGACTTGTATCTTCACTGGGAAGATTTCGGTCGTTCAAACGCTGCAAATATTTTGAATAAATATAAAGATAAAATAGCTACTTTCAATGATGATATTCAGGGAACAGGTATTATTACATTGGCGGCAATTTTAGGAGCATTAAATATAACAGGAGAAAAGCTGACAGATCAGAAATATATGTGTTTCGGAGCGGGGACGGCAGGAGCAGGGATTGCAAAACGTGTGTATGAAGAAATGATAGAAAACGGACTTTCAGAAGAAGAAGCATATAAAAGATTTTATCTTGTAGACAGACAGGGACTTTTATTTGATGACATGGAAGATTTAACTCCTGAACAGCGACCTTTTGCACGTAAACGTACTGAATTTCCCAATTCAAAAGAATTGACAAACCTGACTGCAGCTGTAAAAGCAGTAAAACCTACAATTTTAGTAGGAACTTCTACAGTTCCGGGAACATTTACAAAAGAAATTGTTGAGGAAATGGCATCTTACATTGAAAGACCTATGATTTTTCCTTTAAGTAATCCGACTAAACTTGCAGAAGCTACTGCACAGGATCTGCTCAAATGGACAGACGGAAAGGCTCTTATAGCCACAGGAATACCTTATGATCCGATAAAATATAACGGAGCAACTTATGAAATAGGTCAGGCAAATAATGCTTTGATTTATCCGGGACTTGGACTGGGAGTATTGGCTTCGGGAGCAAAAATTTTAACGGATAAAATGATTTCGGCAGCGGCTCACTCTTTAGGAGGAATAGTGGATGTTTCTAAGCCTGGGGCTGCAGTTTTACCTCCTGTAGCCAAATTGACGGAATTTTCTGAAACAGTGGCATTGGCAGTAGGGAAATGTGCATTGGAAGAAAAACAGAACAGAAAGCCCGTTGATGATATAAAACAGGCGATAGATAATTTGAAATGGAAGCCTGAATATGCCGATTTAAGCTTTTAG
- the mnmA gene encoding tRNA 2-thiouridine(34) synthase MnmA, which yields MFSNCLCEKGEKMRNKKVVLGMSGGVDSSVAAILLKEQGYDVIGVFMKNWEEKDDNGVCMSEEDYKDVIAVAEQLEIPYYSVNFVKEYWDKVFTYFLDEYKKGRTPNPDVMCNKEIKFKAFLDYAMKIGADYVATGHYARIIHEEKDGEIKSVMLRGIDDNKDQTYFLCQLNQKQLEKVLFPIGEYTKPQIREIAEKYNLKTAKKKDSTGICFIGERDFNEFLSKYLPAKEGNIVDTKGNVLGKHNGLMYYTIGQRKGIGIGNTKEGTGEPWFVVDKNLDANELIVTQGDNSVLYSKGLIATDFNFINKDKLQFPLECTVKFRYRQKDAEAVINKLNDDEYEIIFDEPQKAITLGQIAVAYKGEECLGGGVIDKVIK from the coding sequence ATTTTTAGTAATTGTTTATGTGAAAAAGGAGAAAAAATGAGAAATAAAAAAGTGGTACTCGGTATGTCGGGAGGTGTGGATTCTTCTGTTGCGGCAATTTTGCTCAAAGAACAGGGGTACGATGTAATCGGAGTATTTATGAAAAATTGGGAAGAAAAAGACGATAACGGAGTATGTATGTCCGAAGAAGATTACAAAGATGTTATTGCCGTAGCTGAACAGCTTGAGATTCCCTATTATTCGGTAAATTTTGTGAAAGAATACTGGGATAAAGTATTTACTTACTTTCTGGACGAATATAAAAAAGGCAGAACACCGAATCCCGATGTAATGTGTAATAAAGAAATAAAATTTAAAGCGTTTTTGGATTACGCAATGAAAATAGGGGCTGACTATGTTGCGACAGGGCATTATGCGAGAATAATTCACGAAGAAAAAGACGGAGAAATAAAGTCCGTAATGCTCAGAGGTATAGACGATAACAAAGATCAGACTTATTTTTTGTGTCAGTTAAATCAGAAACAGCTCGAAAAAGTGCTGTTTCCTATAGGAGAATATACAAAGCCCCAAATTAGAGAGATTGCGGAAAAGTATAATTTGAAAACAGCTAAGAAAAAAGACAGTACGGGAATCTGTTTTATAGGAGAACGGGATTTTAACGAGTTTTTGAGTAAATATCTTCCTGCAAAAGAAGGAAATATAGTTGATACAAAAGGAAATGTTTTAGGAAAACATAACGGACTTATGTATTATACAATAGGTCAGAGAAAAGGAATAGGAATAGGAAACACTAAAGAAGGAACAGGAGAGCCATGGTTTGTAGTAGATAAAAATCTGGATGCAAACGAACTTATTGTTACTCAGGGAGATAATTCGGTGTTATATTCCAAAGGGCTTATAGCGACCGACTTTAATTTTATAAATAAAGACAAACTCCAATTTCCGTTGGAATGTACTGTAAAATTCAGATACAGACAAAAAGATGCCGAAGCTGTTATTAATAAACTGAACGATGATGAATACGAGATAATATTTGATGAGCCTCAAAAGGCAATTACTTTAGGACAAATTGCTGTAGCCTATAAAGGAGAAGAGTGTCTGGGTGGAGGAGTAATTGATAAAGTAATAAAATAG
- a CDS encoding TetR/AcrR family transcriptional regulator gives MNKITVKKNNVIEKSAKLFYYRGYKNTGLSDILTECKIPKGSFYYYFKNKEDLLIYVIKYHTDKLIKFFSKVVDDLSIFKLKTFFYQYFTNIEHNKFHGGSPLGNLAVELGDINENVRKELLSSYYQIELRFSFFLSSLKRDYPQKYSHIEPEIYARILISLLEGTMLKIKIEKNSNAIDDFLSFFDKIFKPY, from the coding sequence ATGAATAAAATAACCGTTAAAAAAAACAATGTCATTGAAAAAAGTGCAAAACTTTTTTATTATAGAGGATATAAAAATACCGGGCTTTCCGATATTTTGACTGAATGTAAAATCCCCAAAGGATCTTTTTATTATTATTTCAAAAATAAAGAAGATCTTCTTATTTATGTTATTAAATATCATACCGACAAACTTATAAAATTTTTTTCCAAAGTCGTTGATGATTTGTCTATTTTTAAATTAAAAACTTTTTTTTATCAATATTTCACTAATATAGAACATAACAAATTTCACGGAGGAAGTCCTTTGGGAAATCTTGCCGTTGAACTTGGAGATATAAACGAAAATGTGAGGAAAGAACTTTTAAGCTCTTATTATCAGATAGAACTCCGTTTTTCATTTTTTCTTTCTTCGTTGAAAAGAGATTATCCCCAGAAATATTCACATATAGAACCTGAAATATATGCAAGAATTCTGATTTCGCTCCTTGAAGGCACTATGCTCAAAATAAAAATCGAAAAAAACAGTAACGCTATTGACGACTTTCTTTCTTTTTTTGATAAAATTTTCAAGCCTTATTAA
- a CDS encoding 5'-methylthioadenosine/adenosylhomocysteine nucleosidase gives MTGIIGAVPEEAQVIKKEMINISEETIGGLTFFKGKFYDEDIVFVQSGVGKVNAAMTATILITRYNVDKVIFSGVAGSLDRKVKVGDVVIGTEMIQHDADATEFGYEIGQIPQMDEWKFKSAPKLLEKSKNIKNDKFELFFGRILTGDQFISKKDEKKRLGEKFEALCVDMESAAVAQVCYRLNTDFLILRSISDSLTDESGMEYDVFVELAANNSKEILKEILK, from the coding sequence ATGACAGGAATTATCGGAGCAGTGCCTGAAGAAGCTCAGGTTATAAAAAAAGAAATGATAAATATCAGTGAGGAAACAATAGGAGGACTGACATTTTTCAAAGGAAAATTCTATGATGAAGATATTGTATTTGTACAGTCGGGAGTAGGTAAAGTAAATGCTGCAATGACAGCTACTATTCTGATAACGAGATATAATGTTGATAAAGTAATTTTTTCGGGAGTTGCAGGTTCTCTTGACAGAAAAGTAAAAGTGGGAGATGTTGTCATCGGGACTGAAATGATACAGCATGATGCCGATGCTACGGAATTTGGTTATGAAATAGGGCAGATTCCTCAAATGGATGAATGGAAATTCAAATCTGCTCCGAAATTACTTGAAAAGTCTAAAAATATAAAAAATGATAAGTTTGAACTGTTTTTCGGAAGAATTTTGACAGGAGATCAGTTTATAAGCAAAAAAGATGAAAAGAAAAGGCTCGGAGAAAAATTTGAAGCTTTATGCGTAGACATGGAAAGTGCAGCAGTAGCACAGGTATGTTACAGATTAAATACCGATTTTCTTATCTTAAGATCGATTTCCGATTCTTTAACCGATGAATCGGGCATGGAATATGACGTTTTTGTGGAACTGGCTGCAAATAATTCCAAAGAGATATTAAAAGAAATATTGAAGTAA
- the glmS gene encoding glutamine--fructose-6-phosphate transaminase (isomerizing), producing MCGIVGYIGTQNAQDFVLDGLEKLEYRGYDSAGIAVNTGDEKFSIVKKVGRLKNLADVLEKTPLKGSMAIGHTRWATHGKPSDENSHPHFNKDETLVVVHNGIIENYLELKKELIEKGYKFNSETDTEVVTHLLDELYEGDLLEATKKLIKIIKGAYALGIMSVTEPDRIIAVRKESPLIVGLGENENFIASDIPAILKYTRDVYLIENNEIVEVKKDSVKVMNAEGQEIERDITHIEWDLEAASKGGYEFFMEKEIHEQPEVLIETLNSRVDENNNINFDNAGLTKEYLDGINSIYIVACGTAYHAGLVGKYIIEKKTRVKVDVDIASEFRYRNPVIDDKTLVIVLSQSGETLDTLEALKEAKRNGARVVAITNVVGSSIAREADHVIYTWAGPEIAVASTKAYTTQMVILYLLATDMAYKFGKISREEYEHDIKSLYGLKKNIEKMLEYSDRIEATADKIKDRTSMFYLGRGLDYVITVEGALKSKEISYIHSEAFASGELKHGTIALIEDGTPVVINVTQSDLFEKSVSNIKEVTARGAYVIAVAKEGNTLVEEVADEVFYIPGVEDDYTGFLSIIIHQLLAYYLSKLKGNDVDKPRNLAKSVTVE from the coding sequence ATGTGCGGAATAGTAGGTTATATCGGGACACAAAATGCCCAGGATTTTGTATTGGACGGATTGGAAAAATTAGAGTACAGAGGATATGATTCGGCAGGGATTGCAGTGAATACCGGAGATGAAAAATTTTCAATCGTAAAAAAAGTAGGAAGATTGAAAAATCTTGCCGATGTACTGGAAAAGACACCTTTAAAAGGTAGTATGGCAATAGGACATACGAGATGGGCAACACACGGGAAACCGTCTGATGAAAATTCTCATCCACATTTTAACAAAGATGAAACGTTGGTTGTAGTTCATAACGGAATTATTGAAAATTATTTGGAATTGAAAAAAGAATTGATTGAAAAAGGGTATAAGTTTAATTCAGAAACAGATACCGAAGTGGTAACTCATTTGTTGGATGAACTGTATGAGGGAGATTTGCTCGAAGCTACGAAAAAACTGATTAAGATTATTAAAGGGGCATATGCTTTGGGAATAATGTCGGTTACGGAGCCTGACAGAATAATAGCTGTAAGGAAAGAAAGTCCCCTTATAGTAGGTTTAGGAGAAAATGAAAATTTTATTGCTTCGGATATACCTGCAATACTTAAATATACGAGAGACGTGTATTTGATTGAAAATAATGAAATAGTCGAAGTAAAAAAGGATTCTGTAAAGGTTATGAATGCTGAAGGACAGGAAATAGAAAGAGATATTACTCATATTGAGTGGGATTTGGAAGCGGCGTCTAAAGGCGGATACGAGTTTTTCATGGAAAAAGAAATTCACGAACAGCCTGAAGTTTTAATAGAAACTTTAAACAGCAGAGTGGACGAAAATAACAACATAAACTTTGATAATGCAGGACTTACAAAAGAATATTTGGATGGGATAAACAGCATATATATTGTCGCCTGCGGAACTGCATATCATGCAGGACTTGTGGGAAAATATATAATTGAGAAAAAGACGAGAGTTAAAGTTGATGTGGATATAGCATCGGAATTCAGATACAGAAATCCTGTCATTGATGATAAGACACTTGTAATTGTGTTAAGTCAGTCTGGAGAAACTCTTGATACGCTCGAAGCACTGAAAGAAGCCAAAAGAAACGGTGCGAGAGTTGTTGCAATAACAAATGTTGTAGGATCATCCATAGCAAGGGAAGCCGATCATGTGATTTATACATGGGCAGGGCCTGAAATAGCGGTTGCTTCTACAAAAGCCTATACGACACAAATGGTTATTCTTTATTTACTTGCGACTGATATGGCTTATAAGTTCGGAAAAATATCAAGAGAAGAATATGAACATGATATAAAATCATTGTACGGATTGAAAAAGAATATTGAAAAAATGTTGGAATATTCTGACAGGATAGAAGCGACAGCCGATAAAATCAAAGACAGAACAAGTATGTTTTACTTAGGAAGAGGGCTTGATTATGTAATCACAGTTGAAGGAGCGTTAAAGTCCAAAGAAATTTCGTATATTCATTCGGAGGCTTTTGCATCGGGAGAGCTTAAACATGGAACGATAGCTTTGATAGAAGACGGAACACCTGTAGTGATTAATGTTACTCAGTCCGATTTATTTGAAAAATCGGTGTCGAATATAAAAGAAGTTACTGCAAGAGGTGCTTATGTTATTGCCGTTGCCAAAGAAGGAAACACGCTTGTAGAAGAAGTTGCGGATGAAGTATTCTATATTCCTGGTGTGGAAGATGATTATACAGGATTTTTATCGATAATTATTCATCAGTTATTGGCTTATTACCTGTCCAAACTTAAAGGAAATGATGTGGATAAACCGAGAAATCTTGCTAAATCGGTAACGGTGGAGTAG
- a CDS encoding FxLYD domain-containing protein produces MKKIIITIGTALILSSCGVVGAAGSVVGGTVKAAGTVTGAVIKTTGKIIGGIIGGNDGEIEAKGVKYKFSKAKVENDGNTTVVTGTLSHNGSKKENVSIQIPCFDKKGDKVGDAVDNIEYLEKNKKWEFRAVLNTGDVKACKVKDAYVYAE; encoded by the coding sequence ATGAAAAAAATAATAATAACAATAGGAACAGCATTAATTCTATCTTCATGCGGAGTAGTAGGAGCTGCAGGAAGCGTTGTAGGTGGAACGGTAAAGGCTGCGGGAACAGTTACAGGAGCGGTGATAAAGACTACAGGAAAGATAATCGGAGGTATTATCGGAGGAAATGACGGAGAAATAGAAGCAAAAGGAGTAAAATATAAATTTTCCAAAGCAAAGGTAGAAAATGACGGTAATACAACAGTTGTAACGGGAACTTTATCTCATAACGGAAGTAAAAAAGAAAATGTAAGTATACAGATTCCGTGTTTTGATAAAAAAGGAGATAAAGTTGGAGATGCTGTAGACAACATTGAATATCTTGAAAAAAATAAAAAATGGGAATTCAGAGCAGTTTTAAATACCGGAGATGTGAAAGCTTGTAAAGTAAAAGATGCGTATGTATATGCTGAATAA